The following DNA comes from Musa acuminata AAA Group cultivar baxijiao chromosome BXJ1-4, Cavendish_Baxijiao_AAA, whole genome shotgun sequence.
GGCCGGCGCGGCCGCCCTGACCCTCGAGGGAAGCGGAGAGCACCTCAGGCCGCTAAACCGGGGGAGGAGGAGCCCCGACCGACGAGAGGTGCGAGGAGAACGAGCGGAGGCCAAGGCAACGCCGCGGGAAGGGCAAAGGACCGCCAGCGGCTCGAGaatgacggcggcggcggcggccatagTAGATGAAAGCAGAGTGGgttggagggagaaggaagaggatgTATCTGAGAGAGAAAGGGAGAGGCGGAGGGGATGCGATATAAGATGTGGAGGAGATTCGGAGAGGGCGGGAGACAGTGAGATCACACGAAATGGTGGTGCTAAGGTCATACGAAACGGATATGAGTGGATGTGCCCATCCACTAAATAACATATAACCAAATTGTGTCTACGGTTAAACGCTACgctatataataaaaattattttatttttatttttatttttcagtatccCTTAAAACCCTAAAAATTAGAAATccaaaataatattcatcaaattagaatttttttaatataaattttttatttaaataattagtattaaaatatttttatattttaaaaattctacTGCTAATAATAGGATGTCATCTAAAGAATTATGtggtaaataatttatttttattatttatattttttcacaATATAGTTATCGGAACCAAATCGATcgaatataatttaaatataaaaaaataaaaattatatgtataagcaattgaaaacactagaattagaaagaaaaaagaatatttCAATGgtgcataaaatatgataaagagTAATGACATCaatcaacactataaacataaaCCTTTATATTATTAACAAAGTACTTGTAGTGATCCACTCAAGAATAAATTGATTGACCGTACAGGTTGGATCCGATGGTGTGAGCTCGAGCGCTCGAATTGTAGTAGCAATTTTAAATTGTTCCCCTGATGCTGCAGTTTTATGTCAATCGAATCCTCATACATttaagatttgatttgatttgattgggTAATTCCATCGCCAGCAGACGGCGAAATAATGAGTGCAAAGAACAGAGTGATACTCGTAAGCAGttggaggagaaagaaagatCACAAGGACTGGAGGAGCTTCGCTTGTCTCTAACCGGAGCTGCCGTCGGTCACGTCGCATATGTGGTGGTGGGGGGAGGATTTTGGTGGTCGTAGAAACTTGTCCATGCATTTCGAGGAGCTTTTCTGCAGCCACAGAATAAACAAAAGATAATTTTGGAAGTGACACTGACTTTGAAGGAACAGaacatttctttcattttatgaCTAACCTTATATTGCATTTCGTGGCTTACTCGAAGCCTTTTTCACTGTCTGTTTTCATGTTTAAGCTCCTCTTGAGTTGAACTGAGCATTTCTATTGAGTCTTCTATGGAAGGCATAATACCCCTTCGATATTTAAGTTAATAActatttaaatattataataaatatttaatatttaaataaaaattataaggaGAGAAATTCTTAATTATGATAGCGTATTGTATTATGGTCAGAAAGGATATTTATCCATAGTAATTTTaattttcagaaaatgataattcgaTCGAAGTGGgagaaataaatattaaatttacaTTTCAATTTATTTTACTATCAATGCTTATCCATTCGGTCGAATTATTCCAACAAATGAATCTATGACAGTTCGAGCCGGTACGAAACCTCCGACACGCGCCACGTCTTCGGAGCTATGCCAACTACGCCACTCTTCCTCCACGTGTCCCCTTAGGTGGCATAAGAACACGAGCAACTCTATCCTCACCCCCATGCTTTGCTCCTCCATTTATACCTCTCTGCCTCGATTCCAATCTCTTTCATCGGAATCTCTTTCCTCGCAATGAACGTTGAGGTGGCACCTGTGCACGGGCATGCGCGCGAACTGGAGCCGGAACGACGTGGTCTGCATGCAGGTACGGTCGATGTCCATGGCGTTCGATAGTGATCTGGTGCTGTTTCTCCTGTTTAATCAGACTGCACGCAGCCATGGAAGGCGAAGAGGAGCACCACGGGAAGAAGCCGGTGTTTGAGAAGGTAAAGGAAAAGGTGAAGAAGATCAAGGACACCATCAGCAAAAAGAAGCATGGCCATGGCGACGACAACCATGACGACCACCGCGACGTGAGCGAAGAAGAGGAAGGCTACGAAGAGGATGACGAGGAAAGACTCGACCACCCTGCGGTCCACGGCGCCACTGGTACGCCTTCTGTCTCACCTGCTCACGACTCGTAGTTGACGAACAGGAATCGCAGGCCATGCCGGTGGCGAGAAGGCGGCTCTGAAAGACTACGTCAGGAGCTTGGAAGAGGATCCTGCTGCTCCGATGTCGGACACTTCCGCCCAAAGAGGTAAAAGCATGCAGTAAGAGACTGAACTTAGCTGGATCATTCTCGTTCCTCGAGTTACAGGCAGCTGTTGTGCGGCAGGTGGGGAGGACATAGGGACGTCGCCCGTGATCCAGGCCTTCGAGGCCATGACCGTGACCGACCAGCCGCCGGTGAAGAACGAAGTATGTGGAGTCCACAATATATCGGAAGAAGAGAAGCCGCCGAGCGGCACCGATAACATCACAACA
Coding sequences within:
- the LOC135672665 gene encoding low-temperature-induced 65 kDa protein-like — encoded protein: MNVEVAPVHGHARELEPERRGLHAAMEGEEEHHGKKPVFEKVKEKVKKIKDTISKKKHGHGDDNHDDHRDVSEEEEGYEEDDEERLDHPAVHGATGHAGGEKAALKDYVRSLEEDPAAPMSDTSAQRGGEDIGTSPVIQAFEAMTVTDQPPVKNEVCGVHNISEEEKPPSGTDNITTTAKAPCDAVAEAGACVIEKVQQGDSATEGGSVRVGSGVRVKLAEKLKPGEEDKALCEVISDAIRKRIEGAEEAAAAVTDSNAKSGKLGMMGRLRGAVTSWVGGRRESHASPSIEHQRKETEVDRPQEEIHEQELEETE